In one window of Paenarthrobacter nicotinovorans DNA:
- a CDS encoding class I SAM-dependent methyltransferase gives MAVLDLGALFDSLSRLPDVEADNLQAYDATDKLLLETAVEYSFPDTRIAVIGDRYGALTLGALAGLGVEHVRVHQDLFSGRLALRRNAQGTGAEGKFSPLELGRELLEDAELVLLQLPKALAELEEIADAVARFAAPGAVLLAGGRVKHMTIGMNSVLEKYFGSVQPQLARQKSRVLVARDARPVNAAPPFPVVEPLPELGITVSAQGAVFAGARLDIGTRYLLTFLDRMPQARCVVDLGCGTGILATMVASQQKKARVIATDQSAAAAASARGTAMANGLGERITVLHDDAMSSLPPASADLILLNPPFHLGASVHAGAAMRMFEAAARVLAPGGELWTVYNSHLRYRPTLERLIGPTVEEGRNPKFTVTRSRKP, from the coding sequence GTGGCGGTATTGGATCTTGGGGCGCTCTTTGACTCATTGAGCAGGTTGCCGGACGTAGAGGCCGACAACTTGCAGGCCTACGACGCCACGGACAAGCTGCTCTTGGAAACCGCCGTCGAATACAGCTTTCCCGATACCAGGATTGCCGTCATCGGCGACCGGTATGGTGCGTTGACCCTCGGCGCTTTGGCGGGGCTCGGCGTCGAACATGTCCGCGTCCACCAGGACCTTTTCTCCGGGAGGCTGGCCCTAAGGCGCAATGCGCAGGGGACCGGTGCCGAGGGGAAATTCAGCCCGCTGGAGCTAGGCAGGGAACTGCTTGAGGATGCGGAGCTGGTGCTGCTGCAGTTGCCTAAAGCCCTGGCGGAGTTGGAGGAAATCGCCGACGCCGTTGCACGGTTTGCTGCCCCGGGTGCTGTTTTGCTCGCCGGTGGTCGCGTAAAGCACATGACAATCGGCATGAACAGTGTGCTGGAAAAGTATTTTGGCTCCGTCCAGCCACAGTTGGCCCGCCAAAAGTCCCGGGTACTGGTGGCGCGGGACGCCAGGCCGGTCAATGCTGCCCCGCCCTTTCCTGTGGTTGAGCCCTTGCCCGAACTGGGAATCACCGTCAGTGCCCAAGGTGCAGTCTTTGCGGGGGCACGCCTTGATATTGGGACGCGCTATCTGCTGACATTCCTTGACCGCATGCCGCAGGCGCGGTGTGTGGTGGACCTGGGGTGCGGGACGGGTATCCTCGCCACCATGGTTGCCTCGCAGCAAAAGAAAGCACGAGTTATCGCCACCGACCAATCTGCCGCGGCCGCTGCCTCGGCAAGGGGCACCGCTATGGCAAACGGACTGGGGGAGCGGATCACCGTACTCCACGACGACGCCATGTCATCGCTCCCCCCGGCCAGCGCCGATCTCATCTTGCTGAATCCTCCGTTCCACTTGGGCGCCAGCGTGCATGCCGGTGCCGCGATGCGGATGTTTGAAGCAGCCGCCCGCGTCCTGGCGCCGGGCGGGGAGTTGTGGACGGTGTACAACAGTCACCTGCGCTACCGGCCGACGCTTGAACGGCTGATCGGCCCCACCGTGGAAGAAGGCCGTAATCCAAAGTTCACGGTGACGCGCAGCAGGAAGCCTTGA
- a CDS encoding cupin domain-containing protein has protein sequence MSVNVVTNLDAKSHNSPDETRRADKTVVDLVTVGDYTIARMTFEPGWTWADCIKPAAGTDSCQLSHVGFCVSGSLEVETNDGGKISISPGSSYSIPPGHNARVVGDQPFQGIEFVSGAEFAEALK, from the coding sequence ATGAGTGTCAATGTTGTCACGAACCTGGACGCAAAGTCCCACAACTCTCCCGACGAAACCCGGCGTGCGGACAAAACCGTAGTGGACCTGGTCACTGTGGGAGATTACACCATCGCCCGTATGACGTTTGAACCAGGCTGGACGTGGGCAGACTGCATCAAGCCTGCCGCCGGCACCGATTCGTGCCAGTTAAGCCACGTCGGGTTCTGCGTTTCCGGTTCCTTGGAAGTCGAAACAAACGACGGCGGCAAGATCAGCATTTCCCCGGGATCTTCCTACTCCATCCCTCCTGGGCACAACGCCCGGGTGGTAGGAGATCAGCCATTCCAGGGCATCGAGTTCGTCAGCGGAGCCGAATTTGCCGAAGCCCTCAAGTAG
- the rsfS gene encoding ribosome silencing factor: MSAHEQSITLARHAARAAADKLAEDIVALDVSERLALTDVFLIASAPTERQVNAIVDGIEEELLKQDLRPVRREGRSEGRWVLLDYADIVIHVQHAEDRVFYALERLWKDCPVVDLELGDDASAKAATSEDSEA; encoded by the coding sequence TTGTCTGCACATGAACAATCCATCACCCTCGCCCGTCACGCTGCCCGTGCCGCGGCGGACAAGCTCGCAGAAGACATCGTCGCGCTGGATGTCAGCGAGCGTTTGGCGCTGACCGACGTCTTCCTGATCGCATCAGCTCCCACTGAGCGCCAGGTCAACGCAATCGTGGACGGGATCGAAGAGGAACTGCTGAAGCAGGACCTTCGGCCCGTGCGCCGCGAAGGCCGCTCCGAAGGCCGCTGGGTCCTCCTGGATTACGCCGACATTGTCATCCACGTCCAGCACGCGGAAGACCGCGTCTTCTATGCATTGGAGCGCCTCTGGAAGGACTGCCCCGTGGTAGATCTTGAACTCGGTGATGACGCTTCCGCCAAGGCTGCAACCTCGGAGGATTCCGAGGCCTAG
- a CDS encoding glutamate-5-semialdehyde dehydrogenase: MTEALTPDAPVISDATGTAGTAPENPAAGRVPLTPEELEAAVHAIADRSRKAARRLGQANRAWKDRALRAIGAALLENRKHVLEANAKDVAVGRANGTSAALLDRLTLTPERIDGLVAALENLAGLPDPVGNVVRGQTLPNGLRLRQVNVPMGVVAAIYEARPNVTVDIAGLALKSGNAVILRGGSAAANTNEALVRILRDALDSVGLPADAVQTVDQYGREGANVLMRARGRVDVLIPRGGRELIQTVVTNSSVPVIETGEGNVHIFIDESAGEEMAVEILLNAKTQRPSVCNTVETLLVHSGSTALPAVAAALRKAGVTLHVDDRIAAALGSAVETVPADDDDWATEYMDLDLAVAMVDSLDDAVKHIRKWTTGHTEAILTNNLANAERFIAEIDSAAVIVNASTRFTDGGELGLGAEVGISTQKLHARGPMGLTELTTTKWIVQGEGQVRS, encoded by the coding sequence ATGACTGAAGCGCTGACCCCTGACGCCCCTGTGATTTCCGACGCTACCGGCACTGCCGGCACCGCGCCGGAGAACCCTGCGGCAGGACGCGTTCCATTGACTCCGGAGGAACTCGAAGCCGCTGTCCACGCCATTGCCGATCGTTCCCGGAAGGCAGCACGCCGCCTGGGACAGGCCAACCGTGCGTGGAAAGACCGTGCGCTTCGTGCAATCGGGGCAGCTTTGCTTGAGAACCGGAAGCATGTCCTTGAAGCCAATGCCAAGGATGTTGCCGTAGGCCGCGCCAACGGCACGTCTGCAGCTCTCCTGGACCGGCTCACCCTTACTCCGGAGCGCATCGACGGCCTGGTGGCGGCATTGGAGAATCTGGCCGGCTTGCCGGACCCCGTGGGCAACGTGGTCCGTGGGCAGACACTGCCTAACGGTCTGCGCCTGCGCCAGGTCAATGTGCCGATGGGTGTTGTTGCCGCCATCTACGAAGCGCGCCCCAACGTCACTGTGGATATTGCCGGCCTCGCCCTCAAGAGTGGCAACGCCGTGATCCTCCGCGGCGGTTCCGCTGCCGCGAACACCAACGAGGCCTTGGTCCGGATCCTGCGCGACGCCTTGGACTCGGTGGGACTTCCTGCTGATGCCGTGCAGACAGTTGACCAGTATGGCCGCGAAGGTGCCAATGTCCTGATGCGTGCCCGCGGGCGGGTGGACGTGCTCATTCCCCGGGGCGGACGCGAGCTTATCCAGACTGTCGTGACCAACTCCTCGGTGCCGGTTATCGAAACAGGTGAGGGCAATGTCCACATCTTCATTGATGAGTCGGCGGGTGAAGAGATGGCCGTGGAGATCCTCCTCAATGCCAAGACCCAACGTCCGAGTGTCTGCAATACCGTGGAGACACTCCTGGTGCATTCAGGGTCGACGGCCCTGCCCGCAGTAGCGGCCGCACTGCGCAAGGCAGGCGTGACACTTCACGTCGATGACAGGATCGCGGCTGCCCTGGGCAGCGCAGTTGAGACTGTTCCCGCGGACGACGACGACTGGGCCACTGAGTACATGGACCTCGACCTGGCTGTGGCCATGGTGGACAGCCTGGATGACGCGGTGAAGCACATCCGTAAGTGGACCACCGGGCACACAGAAGCCATCCTGACGAACAACCTCGCCAACGCGGAGAGGTTCATCGCCGAGATAGACTCTGCGGCTGTGATTGTCAACGCTTCAACACGGTTCACCGACGGCGGTGAGCTTGGGCTTGGTGCCGAGGTTGGTATCTCCACCCAGAAGCTCCACGCCCGAGGTCCCATGGGCCTCACCGAACTGACCACTACAAAGTGGATCGTGCAGGGTGAAGGCCAAGTCCGCAGCTAG
- the obgE gene encoding GTPase ObgE has product MASFVDRVVLHVSGGTGGHGCVSVKREKFKPLGGPDGGNGGNGGDVILRVSAQTTTLLDYHHAPHRHATNGGPGMGDWRGGKNGETLILPVPDGTVVKTKDGEVLADLVGEGTEYIAAAGGQGGLGNASLSSQKRRAPGFALLGIEGESSDIVLELKSIADIALVGFPSAGKSSLIAAMSAARPKIADYPFTTLIPNLGVVQAGDVRFTIADVPGLIEGASEGKGLGHNFLRHVERCAALVHVLDCGTLESDRDPLSDLAIIEAELEKYAVDMSYAGVDGEVVPLNERPKLVVLNKVDLPDGKDMAEFVRPDLEARGYRVFEVSATSHEGLRQLGFAMAEIVKAARDAVQAAPPKVAPPVLRPRAVNESGFKIRREEKNLEPLFRVLGEKPVRWVKQTDFTNEEAIGYLADRLAKLGVETELFKVGAKPGDTVVIGEDDGVVFDWEPTMMAGAELLATPRGTDIRVADIGDRPTRSQKREEQIERREAKAAARAELEAERKAGIWTESVSGRRAQTVRESTLDSGDDD; this is encoded by the coding sequence GTGGCGAGCTTTGTAGACCGGGTAGTCCTGCACGTATCCGGCGGAACCGGCGGCCACGGCTGTGTCTCCGTTAAGCGGGAAAAGTTCAAGCCGCTCGGCGGTCCCGACGGCGGCAACGGCGGCAACGGCGGCGACGTCATCCTCCGCGTGTCAGCCCAGACCACCACTTTGCTTGATTACCACCACGCACCCCACAGGCACGCCACCAATGGTGGCCCCGGCATGGGCGACTGGCGTGGAGGCAAGAACGGCGAGACCCTGATTCTTCCGGTCCCTGACGGCACCGTGGTCAAGACCAAGGACGGCGAAGTCCTGGCAGACCTGGTGGGCGAAGGTACTGAATACATTGCGGCCGCCGGCGGCCAGGGTGGCCTCGGCAACGCTTCCCTTTCTTCGCAAAAGCGACGCGCCCCGGGCTTTGCGCTCCTCGGCATCGAAGGCGAATCCAGTGACATCGTCCTGGAACTGAAGTCCATTGCCGATATTGCCTTGGTCGGCTTCCCCTCCGCGGGCAAGTCCAGCTTGATTGCTGCCATGTCCGCTGCCCGGCCGAAGATCGCCGACTACCCGTTCACCACCCTCATCCCCAACCTGGGCGTGGTCCAGGCAGGAGACGTCCGCTTCACCATTGCCGACGTTCCGGGCCTCATCGAAGGCGCCAGCGAGGGCAAGGGCCTTGGTCATAACTTCCTCCGCCACGTGGAGCGCTGTGCTGCCCTGGTCCACGTGCTTGACTGCGGAACCCTGGAATCGGACCGCGATCCGCTCTCCGACCTCGCCATCATTGAGGCCGAACTGGAGAAGTACGCCGTCGATATGAGCTACGCCGGCGTTGACGGTGAAGTTGTCCCGTTGAACGAGCGACCCAAGCTGGTAGTCCTGAACAAGGTCGACCTCCCCGACGGCAAGGATATGGCCGAGTTCGTACGTCCCGACCTGGAGGCGCGGGGCTACCGTGTCTTCGAAGTGTCGGCAACCAGCCACGAAGGCTTGCGCCAGCTCGGCTTTGCCATGGCAGAAATCGTCAAGGCTGCGCGCGACGCCGTCCAGGCTGCACCCCCCAAGGTGGCTCCGCCGGTCCTTCGCCCGCGCGCCGTCAACGAGTCCGGTTTCAAGATCCGTCGTGAAGAGAAGAACCTCGAGCCGCTGTTCCGCGTACTGGGCGAAAAGCCCGTGCGCTGGGTCAAGCAGACCGACTTCACGAACGAGGAAGCCATCGGCTACCTTGCAGACCGCCTCGCCAAGCTTGGTGTTGAGACGGAACTGTTCAAGGTTGGCGCCAAGCCCGGCGATACCGTCGTCATCGGTGAGGATGACGGCGTCGTCTTCGACTGGGAGCCCACCATGATGGCCGGTGCCGAACTTTTGGCCACTCCGCGAGGCACCGATATCCGTGTTGCTGACATCGGTGACCGTCCCACGCGTTCGCAGAAGCGCGAAGAGCAGATCGAGCGCCGCGAGGCCAAGGCTGCTGCCCGCGCCGAACTCGAAGCCGAGCGCAAGGCGGGCATCTGGACAGAGTCCGTCAGCGGGCGCCGTGCCCAGACGGTGAGGGAAAGCACCCTGGATTCCGGTGATGACGACTAG
- the rplU gene encoding 50S ribosomal protein L21: MVYAIVRAGGRQEKVSVGDYVTLNRVPGGAGSTLELPALLLVDGDKVTSAAAELANVKVTAEILEDLRGPKIVIQKFKNKTGYRKRQGHRQELTKIKITSIA; the protein is encoded by the coding sequence GTGGTGTACGCGATTGTCCGCGCAGGCGGCCGCCAAGAAAAAGTTTCCGTTGGAGACTACGTAACGCTTAACCGCGTCCCCGGTGGAGCCGGTAGCACGCTTGAGCTGCCCGCCTTGCTCCTGGTTGACGGCGACAAGGTCACCTCCGCAGCAGCGGAACTGGCCAACGTCAAGGTTACGGCTGAGATCCTCGAAGACCTCCGTGGTCCGAAGATCGTCATCCAGAAGTTCAAGAACAAGACCGGCTACCGGAAGCGTCAGGGTCACCGTCAGGAACTGACCAAGATCAAGATCACCAGCATCGCGTAA
- the rpmA gene encoding 50S ribosomal protein L27, translating to MAHKKGASSTRNGRDSNAQYLGVKRFGGQVVSAGEIIVRQRGTHFHPGAGVGRGGDDTLFALQAGAVEFGTRRGRRVVNIVAAAAAE from the coding sequence ATGGCACACAAAAAAGGCGCGAGTTCCACTCGCAACGGTCGTGACTCCAACGCACAGTACCTGGGCGTCAAGCGCTTCGGTGGTCAGGTAGTCTCCGCCGGCGAAATCATCGTTCGCCAGCGCGGCACTCACTTCCACCCGGGTGCAGGCGTCGGTCGCGGTGGCGACGACACCCTGTTCGCCCTGCAGGCCGGTGCGGTTGAGTTTGGTACTCGCCGCGGCCGTCGCGTAGTGAACATCGTTGCTGCTGCAGCTGCAGAGTAA
- the thiD gene encoding bifunctional hydroxymethylpyrimidine kinase/phosphomethylpyrimidine kinase, with protein sequence MAALSSSAVYPLAEDRRRTPRVLSIAGSDPSGGAGIQADLKSIAAHGGYGMAAITALTAQNTLGVSGVHVPPVEFLRQQLDAVSTDIVIDAVKIGMLGDAAVIDEVRSWLESVRPAVVVLDPVMVATSGDRLLTDSAGEALRSLLPLADLITPNLPELAILLGETEAADWASALEQGKRLAAECGNTVLVKGGHLAGSECPDALINTSGLLRQDVIEVAGPRIATRNSHGTGCSLSSALATVQARTGDWEASLREAKPWLLQALRSAGELEVGQGNGPVDHFHHQRVLQPGGFAATLWKEAIPELEKIHGLNFIQELQSGHLPEPAFSYYLAQDAIYLNGYSRVLARAGALAPTEEEQLFWAKSSRQCLEVESELHRNWLSSREASGVTGPVTKAYVDHLLATTASGSYAVVLAAILPCYWLYAEVGQKLHAAFVDAGASGGHPYADWLRTYADEDFASATRMAINFTDAAAVAASGRERAEMLEAFRQSCRYETAFFDAPRLYAQGGPAC encoded by the coding sequence ATGGCCGCATTGTCATCTTCCGCTGTTTATCCGCTGGCGGAGGACCGCAGACGAACCCCCCGGGTACTTAGCATCGCGGGCTCCGACCCGTCCGGAGGAGCCGGAATCCAGGCTGATTTGAAGAGCATCGCCGCCCACGGTGGATATGGCATGGCTGCCATTACGGCTTTGACGGCCCAGAACACCCTGGGTGTCAGCGGTGTGCACGTACCACCCGTGGAGTTCCTGCGCCAGCAACTGGACGCCGTCAGTACCGATATCGTCATCGACGCGGTGAAGATCGGGATGCTCGGCGACGCGGCTGTTATTGACGAGGTGCGCAGTTGGCTCGAATCGGTGCGCCCCGCCGTCGTGGTTCTTGATCCCGTGATGGTGGCCACCAGCGGTGACCGCCTGCTGACCGACTCCGCAGGGGAGGCCCTTCGTTCCCTGCTTCCATTGGCGGACCTGATCACGCCGAACCTGCCCGAGCTTGCCATATTGCTGGGGGAAACCGAGGCTGCTGATTGGGCATCGGCATTGGAGCAGGGCAAGCGACTGGCAGCTGAGTGCGGAAACACGGTCTTGGTCAAGGGCGGTCATCTGGCCGGCTCGGAATGCCCCGATGCCTTGATCAACACCAGCGGGCTGTTGCGGCAGGACGTCATCGAAGTGGCAGGTCCAAGGATTGCGACCCGGAACAGCCATGGCACTGGATGCTCGTTGTCGTCCGCCTTGGCTACCGTCCAGGCGCGCACGGGCGACTGGGAGGCCTCACTGCGCGAAGCGAAACCGTGGCTGCTCCAGGCCCTGAGGAGCGCAGGGGAGCTGGAAGTGGGCCAGGGCAACGGGCCTGTGGACCACTTCCACCACCAGCGCGTCCTCCAGCCTGGCGGATTTGCCGCCACTTTGTGGAAGGAAGCCATCCCGGAGCTTGAAAAAATCCACGGCCTCAACTTCATCCAGGAACTGCAGTCGGGGCATTTGCCGGAGCCGGCATTCAGCTACTACCTTGCGCAGGACGCCATCTATCTCAATGGCTATTCCAGGGTCCTTGCCCGTGCAGGCGCGTTGGCGCCCACCGAGGAAGAACAGCTGTTCTGGGCCAAGAGCTCACGGCAGTGCCTGGAAGTTGAATCGGAACTGCACAGGAACTGGTTGAGCTCCCGTGAGGCTTCGGGCGTCACCGGACCGGTCACCAAAGCCTACGTGGACCATCTGCTGGCAACGACGGCGTCAGGCAGCTATGCGGTGGTCCTCGCGGCGATCCTGCCCTGCTACTGGTTGTATGCGGAAGTGGGTCAAAAGCTCCACGCCGCGTTCGTCGATGCCGGGGCCTCCGGCGGGCATCCCTACGCGGACTGGCTGCGGACGTACGCCGACGAGGACTTTGCCTCCGCCACAAGGATGGCGATCAACTTCACAGACGCGGCGGCCGTTGCCGCTTCCGGGCGTGAACGTGCGGAGATGCTTGAGGCTTTCAGGCAGTCCTGCCGCTACGAGACGGCGTTCTTTGATGCTCCGCGGCTCTACGCCCAGGGTGGGCCGGCCTGTTGA
- the nadD gene encoding nicotinate-nucleotide adenylyltransferase, which yields MGGTFDPIHHGHLVAASEVAAKFDLDEVVFVPTGQPWQKSHKLVSEPEHRYLMTVIATASNPRFTVSRVDVDRPGPTFTIDTLRDLRAQRPDADLFFITGADALAQILSWKDVDELWSLAHFVGVTRPGHELNDLGRTDDVSLLEVPAMAISSTDCRIRVGAGNPVWYLVPDGVVQYIAKYGLYAPDAVPGELSPALSGSDDQARTE from the coding sequence ATGGGTGGAACCTTCGACCCCATCCATCACGGCCACCTTGTGGCTGCAAGCGAAGTCGCAGCCAAGTTCGACCTCGACGAAGTTGTTTTCGTGCCCACCGGTCAACCGTGGCAGAAGTCGCACAAGCTGGTCAGTGAACCCGAACACAGGTACCTGATGACCGTTATCGCGACGGCATCAAACCCACGGTTTACTGTCAGCCGCGTTGACGTGGACCGGCCCGGCCCGACTTTCACCATCGATACCCTTCGGGATCTTCGGGCCCAGCGCCCCGACGCCGACCTCTTCTTCATCACCGGCGCGGATGCCCTGGCCCAGATCCTGTCCTGGAAAGACGTGGACGAGCTCTGGTCCTTGGCCCACTTTGTGGGGGTTACCCGCCCCGGACACGAGCTGAACGACCTCGGCCGGACTGACGACGTAAGCTTGCTCGAAGTCCCGGCCATGGCCATATCCTCCACGGATTGCCGTATCCGCGTGGGTGCAGGCAACCCGGTGTGGTACCTGGTCCCTGACGGTGTGGTGCAGTACATCGCAAAGTATGGACTGTATGCACCTGACGCTGTACCAGGAGAACTGTCGCCGGCACTGTCCGGATCAGACGACCAAGCACGTACTGAATGA
- a CDS encoding ScbR family autoregulator-binding transcription factor codes for MQQRAQETRLAVIEGAASVFAGIGYAKASLADIIAHAEVTKGALYFHFTSKRDLALAVIEEQHSKVLAAGSDILGTSAPALDKIIALCRMFGRQLLDEPIVRAGIRLTFEASAFEADVSGPYEDWIATVEGLLGQAKVEGAVRADLDAAAFGRYLVASFTGVQLVSDVLTGRDDVLQRIEQMWEFMLPALSPV; via the coding sequence ATGCAGCAACGCGCGCAGGAAACCCGGCTGGCCGTCATTGAAGGGGCGGCATCGGTCTTCGCCGGGATCGGTTATGCGAAGGCGAGCCTGGCTGACATCATCGCGCACGCCGAGGTGACAAAGGGGGCACTGTACTTTCACTTCACGTCCAAGCGGGACCTGGCGCTTGCAGTGATCGAAGAACAACATTCCAAGGTCCTGGCAGCAGGTTCTGACATCCTGGGCACCAGCGCACCTGCATTGGACAAGATCATCGCGCTCTGCAGGATGTTTGGCCGGCAACTCCTGGACGAACCGATCGTCCGGGCCGGTATACGCCTTACCTTTGAAGCTTCAGCGTTCGAGGCAGACGTGTCCGGGCCTTACGAGGACTGGATCGCCACGGTAGAGGGCCTCCTGGGACAGGCCAAGGTTGAGGGCGCGGTCCGCGCGGACCTGGATGCCGCCGCCTTCGGCCGGTACCTGGTGGCCTCCTTCACCGGCGTCCAATTGGTTTCCGACGTACTGACCGGACGCGACGACGTGCTGCAGCGCATAGAGCAAATGTGGGAATTCATGCTGCCGGCCCTGTCTCCCGTTTGA